One window of Terriglobia bacterium genomic DNA carries:
- a CDS encoding CPBP family intramembrane metalloprotease yields the protein MASFIPYLALAIFPIASIVPFNLFRFSWGYHHGLQKMPDDVRERAEKVDRFTWPFHKLLTIAPVILLMKHEGVSPRATGLHLDVWQLNAALGICTGLMLVVIQGLLWRLMNRRMGSLDDAECARGPASLWLLEFLFGAFSEELWLAFCLVGLRRTCHSIPLSILLTAIAFGLAHFPYGFGAFATASYGALSGMLFLWRSSLLPSFLFHFVGNIGSLYWARRGVAQLPLQR from the coding sequence ATGGCATCGTTCATCCCCTACCTGGCCTTGGCAATTTTCCCGATAGCTTCGATTGTGCCCTTCAACCTATTCCGTTTTTCCTGGGGTTACCACCACGGCCTTCAGAAAATGCCGGATGATGTGCGGGAAAGGGCTGAGAAGGTTGACCGGTTCACTTGGCCGTTCCATAAACTACTAACGATTGCCCCTGTCATTTTGCTGATGAAACATGAGGGTGTGTCGCCTCGAGCCACAGGATTGCATTTGGACGTTTGGCAGCTGAATGCAGCACTTGGTATCTGTACCGGGCTCATGCTAGTTGTCATCCAAGGATTACTTTGGAGGTTGATGAATCGGAGGATGGGAAGTCTGGATGATGCTGAATGTGCAAGAGGCCCAGCATCCCTGTGGTTATTGGAATTCCTGTTTGGCGCATTTTCCGAAGAACTTTGGCTGGCTTTTTGCCTTGTCGGATTGAGGCGGACATGTCATTCCATTCCCTTGTCAATTCTGTTGACGGCCATTGCCTTCGGCCTGGCTCATTTTCCATATGGCTTTGGAGCCTTTGCCACAGCTTCCTACGGCGCTCTTTCAGGAATGCTCTTCCTATGGCGCAGTTCCCTGCTACCGTCGTTTCTATTCCACTTCGTGGGTAACATCGGCTCGCTCTACTGGGCCCGCCGAGGGGTTGCCCAGCTTCCACTTCAACGGTGA
- the panC gene encoding pantoate--beta-alanine ligase, giving the protein MEIVSKASRMREVAKALHARQQSLAFVPTMGALHEGHLSLVRRARELADTVVVSIFVNPTQFGPNEDFTRYPRDLESDCRMLSALDVEYLFTPEVEEMYPEDSRTFVEVEGWGGYLCGTTRPGHFRGVTTVVAKLFNIVTPDFAVFGRKDAQQAILIERMTRDLKFNVQIVTCPIVREPDGLAMSSRNRYLSPAQRQAALVLHHSLLRARAMIERGESNADVIRGGMKKVFDGEPLARVDYIELVDPATLRPVDTIRKGTLIAVAAYLGTTRLIDNWSAETP; this is encoded by the coding sequence ATGGAAATCGTATCCAAAGCATCTCGAATGCGTGAGGTGGCCAAAGCCCTCCATGCCCGCCAACAGTCCCTCGCATTCGTCCCCACCATGGGGGCCTTGCACGAAGGTCATCTGAGCCTGGTTCGTCGGGCCCGGGAACTCGCCGACACCGTCGTCGTGTCGATCTTTGTCAACCCCACCCAGTTTGGTCCCAACGAGGACTTCACCCGATATCCCCGCGATCTCGAAAGTGACTGCCGAATGCTCTCTGCCCTGGACGTTGAATATCTGTTCACCCCTGAGGTGGAGGAAATGTATCCGGAGGATTCACGTACCTTTGTCGAAGTGGAAGGCTGGGGGGGTTACCTCTGTGGGACCACTCGTCCCGGCCATTTCCGCGGTGTAACGACCGTGGTCGCGAAACTGTTTAACATTGTCACGCCCGACTTTGCGGTGTTCGGACGAAAGGATGCGCAGCAGGCAATCCTCATCGAACGGATGACCCGCGACCTGAAATTCAATGTCCAGATTGTAACCTGTCCCATTGTGCGCGAACCCGACGGTCTGGCCATGAGTTCAAGAAATCGGTATTTGAGCCCTGCCCAACGCCAGGCGGCCTTGGTCCTTCACCACAGTCTCTTGCGGGCGCGGGCCATGATCGAGAGAGGCGAATCTAATGCGGATGTGATTCGCGGAGGCATGAAGAAGGTTTTTGACGGCGAGCCGCTGGCCAGGGTCGATTATATCGAATTGGTCGACCCCGCCACCCTGCGTCCGGTTGATACGATTCGGAAGGGGACTTTGATTGCCGTCGCCGCTTACCTCGGAACGACGCGTCTAATCGACAACTGGTCGGCCGAAACACCTTAA